The genomic segment cagaaaaataaccaAACCAAATAACCCGAAGAGATATGTGTGCAGATAAGAAACTCATGCAACTTTTGCAAAAATGTGGTTACCATTACTATGCTGAGAAAAATGAAGACCAATACCACACTCAGACCTTACCTAACTCCAACTAGAATGAACATtacaaacagattaaaatatttaaaaagacaacttcTAGTATGAATTTCCACAAAGGGGAACTGTTTGTGGAAACGTAAATTAGTATTAACGCTAATACTTTGGGGGTCCtgcaaagaatagaaaagaaaaatagcatacCATCTAgcattcccactactgggtatacattCAACCTACCTGTCCATCCACAAAGGGATCAAGAAACTCTTGTATGCATACACTAGGGAATATTCTTCGGCCACCGAAATGATGATTAAACAGTGTCATGTGGAGCAAcccagatgaacctggaaaacatgatGTTAAACATAATGAGCTGGGccaagaaagacaaacactgaatCTTAAGATGTCTGTCTTAAAGAGGTAGAAAGCACAGTACTGGCTACCAGGGTCTGTCTGGGAGATAGAGGAGGAAGTAGGGATTGGTCATGGAAGCAAAGTTATCTTAACCTTAAAGGAATCAATCTGAgtgttctcctcctcagcctggtGACTGGAGTtaagaatattatatttttcaaaagaacaagaaaggagAATTTTATGTGTTTGCTCCACACAAAAATAATACCTTATGAGGGAACAGAGATCCTaagtaccctgatttgatcattacccaATCTACACATGTGAAAATGAACCCCTAATTATGCACCTTTAtgttgtggaaaaaaaaagttaacagaaataaatacatattgctaaAAATCACAGGGAACCATAAAAGCAATTCATATCTTAAAGGAATCCTGAGAAATACAATCAAAGTGAGGACCCACAATCCTCAATattaaatcacactgccaagctGCAGTTATGCAGCACATATATGGTACCTGGATAAAAACAATACCTAGAATTGTGGATGAAAATGGGGAGGACAAAACAAGATCAACGCAAATACAGACATAGTCAAGTCAATTTGATAAAGACCACCGCAGTGTGGAAGGCAGAGTCTGCTCAATGAATACCTTTGAGAAAAATGTTATCTGAATGCAGAATAGAGAAACAGGACCCTGATTTTACATGATATATGAAAATCAACCCGTCCCggcaaaaaacaaaccaaaaaaaaacccccgAAGACCAGAACAAAAGACCATTaaccacaaaatgtttttaactaaaaCACAGGTTGAGCATATATTCTGTTGAAGCAAACACCCTGGAAGAAAAACCTCACTGACAATTAAATGCTTTGTCACTGATAAGTATTTTCTTATATGGGTGACCAAAATTACATGCATAAAACGCAAAAATAAACATGGACTACATCAACCTGAaaagtttctgcacggcaaagaaactactttccaaatttaaaaagcatcCTATAGATTAGGCAAAAATTTCAGGTAATCATGTAGTTCATGAGTTGTCATCTAAGGTGTACACAAAAAACACTACAAAGTAGCAAAAGAATCTAGTATTtcgcaaaggacctgaatagacaatTCTGCAACAGAAAATCGAATAACAGATAAAAGGTCCTCAAAATTAACTATCCAACAAAGTTAATTTACCGTGTGTGGTTTAACTGAAACCCACACACAGATAATCTCACACTTACTGAATAGTcctagaaagttttttaaaaataggagaggccaggctcggtggcttatgccagtaatcccagaacttttgggagtccaaggcagcagatcatctgaggtcaagagtttgagaccaggctgatcaatattgagaaaccccgtctttactactgatacaaaaattagcctggcgcgATGGCAGGcccctgtcgtcccagctactcaggaggctgagacaggaaaattgtttgaacccagaagcgcaggttgcagtgaggccagatggcaccactgccctccagcagaGGCAGAGCGAGATTGtctccaaagcaaaaaaaaaaggaacacgggtatggttttggagaaaagggaactcatacactaaatgaaaatcagaatagACATCACGGAAAACAGCTAAATACCTGAAGACTCCTCAAAAAATTGACACTACAAAGGTCACCTGTTCTATTGTGTTTTAGCGAGGTCTCTAGATTTCCAAAGGTCCTGAAACATCAAAATAACCCTGGACCTCAGCTCAGAGGGCCAGGGGCTCGGAGGGTCCCAGATCCCGCGCTTCACCGCGGCCTCTGAGCTAGGCGCTACTATACGCTGGACACGGGTCGCACACCGTTCCCGGCCAGGGTGCTCACGCTGGGGCGGCCAGGACCCCACAACCACCACCACGCAGACTACTGGGGCCCAGATGCCCATAAGGAGTCAGGGCCCAAAAGCGAGCGGCGGGGAAGGACCAGGGAGGCCCGGAGGGTTCCCAATGGAGTCCATGCCCCGCCACTTACCGCGGAAGCCTCGCTCCTGCTCCCCcatcacatggaagccaccacAGCTTCTCCGAAGCTCGCCGCTTCTGGACGCCGCCACTTCTGCTCGCTGGACACCTACTCCACTTTTGCCGGCTGGGACCGCGCGATAGCTTCGGCTCGCTGGGAAGCCGACTGCGCTTCTGCTCATTAGGACTACGCCGCCCACTGTGGCCGCCGCTTTTGCTCGCTCCGACCACATGGCCGCCTCTTCCGCTCGCTTCAAAGACGCTGCCGGTTCCGCCGGGGCCCCGCGGAAAGCGCCGTCTCGGCTTCCGTAGAGGCGCGCACACCAATAGCGTCATAGCGACTGGCTGCAGCACCACCCCCTCTTAAAGGGGCCGCGGCTCGGACTGCACAGAAGCAGCTTCGCGTTGCGGCACAGGCTgagcctctgcccagccccagcGGTAGACCAAAGGTACCCAGTCTCTCCTCCCGGCTCTAGGGCCCTAGAGGTGGCAGGAGTGGAGCCCTGTGACCCCAGCCCCGAGATCGGCTCCCTTTGCCTGGGGAGCATCCAGGACCTGCCGCTGCCCTCCTCTGGACCTCAGCTTCACCATCCCCAAAGGAAGCGGCCTGGCCGGAGCTCTGGGGTCCCTCAAGCGCGGCGCCTCAGGATGCAGAGCGGGCTCCCTGATCCCTCTGCAGAGGGGGCCCTTACAACCACGGAAAGCTGGGGGCTGGAGGGACAGTCCAGCGGAGGCCTCCCTAGTTTCCCTGTCCGCATCCGTCCTGTGGGAGCCCGGGGGCCTCACCGGGGCTGCCTGGGTCACCCGGCtccccaggaggcaggcaggggccctGGGGTCCAGCGCCGCCGCACCTCAACTCCATCCTAGGTCAGCGCCCGGAGGGGCCCTGCGGACTGGATCCAGCCCGCCCTTCCCAGGGAGAGGGACCCGCATCGCATCTGTCTCTGTGACACCCACGGGAGGGCCGTGCTGGCCTCTCCCGGGGATCTGGGGCGAGGCGGGGGAATCCCAGCCACCTGGCCATCAtgctgaaacctcgtctctactaaaaatacaaaaattaaccgggcgtggtggcgcccgcctgtaatcccagctgaggcagcagaaccgcttgaacccgaggaggaggttgcagatctgg from the Callithrix jacchus isolate 240 chromosome 1, calJac240_pri, whole genome shotgun sequence genome contains:
- the LOC118142919 gene encoding uncharacterized protein LOC118142919, translated to MAASSARFKDAAGSAGAPRKRWQEWSPVTPAPRSAPFAWGASRTCRCPPLDLSFTIPKGSGLAGALGSLKRGASGCRAGSLIPLQRGPLQPRKAGGWRDSPAEASLVSLSASVLWEPGGLTGAAWVTRLPRRQAGALGSSAAAPQLHPREDSRNLNPPPFSSPLPGKGLQLLWMMRKPGTSDKQAAVGTTSELQVWATIFCMAPATPGIHNLTRNVRGLACRLECGDMVTAHCNLDLLDSRAFPPQLLK